Proteins encoded by one window of Azoarcus sp. PA01:
- a CDS encoding DoxX family protein, translating into MKDFTVLAGRLLLALIFIVSGWGKIKGYAGSQEYMESMGVSGALLPLVIFAELGGGLAIAFGLLTRIAAVGLGVFCLLAAVIFHTDFSNQMQFISFMKNLAIAGGFFVLSVQGPGAFSIDAWRQRRT; encoded by the coding sequence ATGAAGGATTTCACCGTTCTGGCCGGGCGTCTGCTGCTCGCGCTGATTTTCATCGTCAGCGGCTGGGGAAAGATCAAAGGCTACGCCGGCAGCCAGGAGTACATGGAGTCGATGGGCGTGAGCGGTGCGCTGTTGCCGCTGGTGATTTTCGCCGAACTCGGCGGCGGCCTCGCGATCGCGTTCGGCCTGCTGACGCGAATCGCCGCGGTCGGGCTGGGCGTGTTCTGCCTGCTCGCCGCAGTGATCTTCCACACCGATTTCTCGAACCAGATGCAGTTCATCTCGTTCATGAAGAATCTTGCGATCGCCGGCGGCTTCTTCGTCCTGAGCGTCCAGGGGCCCGGCGCGTTCAGCATCGATGCGTGGCGGCAGCGGCGGACCTAG
- a CDS encoding exonuclease domain-containing protein has protein sequence MIPDFLRPAGLAFVDIETTGATASHDSITEIAIIEVGEDGVREWSSLVRPAGRIPDYIERMTGISNGMVADAPTFAELAETVFDRLHERVFVAHNARFDHGFIRAAFRRLGVEFRPKVLCTVRLSRRLYPQERRHNLDALIARHGLEVEARHRALGDAQALWQFWQRVHRQFGAAHLEPVLRELLGRPALPPHLDFDAIDAIPDAPGVYLFYGENDLPLYIGKSKHLRTRVLAHFGADHRSSREMTLSQQVRRIDWIVTAGEIGALLKEAELIKSLLPTMNRKLRRSRELCSWELQPQPDGGWRPELVHASDLDFGRQEHLYGLFRTRRAAVEALRTIATEQQLCPPLLGLEKPAAGGRCFTHQLHRCKGACAGEESRRLHGARLMLALHDLRLEHWPYPGPVGLREGDAMHVVDSWCYLGTASSEVDLHALLEAGRPSFELDAYRILVKAMRGAKVVDLHDLATCCSSTRAPWNCWFSD, from the coding sequence ATGATCCCCGATTTCCTCCGCCCCGCTGGCCTCGCGTTCGTCGACATCGAAACCACCGGTGCGACGGCCTCGCACGACTCGATCACTGAAATCGCGATCATCGAAGTCGGCGAGGACGGGGTGCGCGAGTGGTCGAGCCTGGTGCGGCCCGCTGGCCGCATCCCGGATTACATCGAAAGAATGACCGGCATCTCGAACGGCATGGTTGCCGACGCGCCGACTTTCGCCGAACTTGCCGAAACGGTCTTCGACCGCCTGCACGAGCGGGTTTTCGTCGCGCACAACGCCCGCTTCGACCACGGCTTCATCCGCGCGGCGTTCCGGCGGCTCGGCGTCGAATTCCGGCCGAAAGTGCTGTGCACGGTGCGCCTGTCGCGCCGCCTTTATCCACAGGAGCGGCGCCACAACCTCGATGCGCTGATCGCGCGGCACGGGCTGGAAGTCGAAGCGCGGCATCGGGCGCTCGGCGATGCGCAGGCGCTGTGGCAATTCTGGCAGCGCGTGCATCGGCAGTTCGGCGCGGCGCACCTCGAGCCGGTGCTGCGCGAACTCCTCGGCCGCCCGGCGCTGCCGCCGCATCTCGACTTCGACGCGATCGACGCGATCCCCGACGCGCCGGGCGTCTATCTTTTCTACGGCGAAAACGACCTGCCGCTCTACATCGGCAAAAGCAAGCACCTGCGTACCCGCGTGCTGGCGCATTTCGGTGCCGATCACCGCAGCAGCCGCGAGATGACGCTTTCGCAGCAGGTACGCCGCATCGACTGGATCGTCACCGCGGGGGAGATCGGTGCGTTGCTGAAGGAAGCCGAACTGATCAAGTCGCTGCTGCCGACGATGAACCGCAAGCTGCGCCGCAGCCGCGAATTGTGCAGCTGGGAACTCCAGCCGCAACCCGACGGCGGCTGGCGGCCGGAGCTGGTCCATGCGAGCGATCTCGATTTCGGCCGCCAGGAACACCTCTACGGCCTGTTTCGCACGCGCCGCGCAGCGGTCGAGGCGCTGCGCACGATCGCGACCGAGCAGCAGCTGTGTCCGCCGCTGCTCGGTCTGGAGAAGCCCGCCGCGGGGGGACGCTGCTTCACGCACCAGCTGCACCGCTGCAAAGGCGCGTGCGCGGGGGAGGAGTCGCGGCGGCTGCATGGCGCCCGTCTGATGCTCGCGCTGCACGACCTGCGGCTCGAGCACTGGCCGTATCCGGGTCCGGTCGGCCTCCGCGAAGGCGACGCAATGCACGTCGTCGACAGCTGGTGCTACCTCGGGACTGCGTCGTCGGAAGTCGATCTACACGCGCTCCTCGAAGCGGGGCGGCCGAGTTTCGAACTGGATGCGTATCGCATCCTCGTGAAAGCGATGCGCGGCGCGAAAGTCGTCGATTTGCACGATCTCGCGACGTGCTGCAGCTCGACCCGCGCACCCTGGAACTGCTGGTTCAGCGACTGA
- a CDS encoding NnrS family protein has translation MKFSTHPVWLVGFRPFFILACLSGIVFPLAWAAIFVGHAALPSPRFSGVQWHAHEMFFGFGWAVIGGFLLTASKNWVQIRGHHGPALMLLVALWLVERIGMLFGGSWPPALFALSNVAFLAAIVAMLMWTLVRHRATDSFGRDNYFFLLILPAFLLAKYLILSPEHFRAGWLMALGLFRVAFLVMMERTLTQFMKGIFQVELLRHPLLDTAIKLLAVSLALAGLMPPSLAATLSCALALLLAIRFVFWKPQLGLRRLDLAVMYLGYLAIIVQLLLAALDIWAPPAWTGALALHVFTFGTMGLVIPAMLVRISKGHTGRKVVFEPADKLVLWIMLAGFVLRIVLTQLDPARYVLWIDLSALCWAAAFGLLAWRYTPFLLQARIDGKVH, from the coding sequence ATGAAATTCTCCACGCACCCCGTATGGCTGGTCGGCTTCCGGCCTTTCTTCATCCTCGCCTGCCTGTCCGGCATCGTGTTTCCGCTGGCATGGGCGGCGATCTTCGTCGGCCACGCGGCGCTGCCGTCGCCGCGCTTTTCCGGCGTGCAATGGCACGCGCACGAGATGTTCTTCGGCTTCGGCTGGGCGGTCATCGGCGGCTTCCTGCTGACGGCGTCGAAGAACTGGGTGCAGATCCGCGGCCACCACGGACCGGCGCTGATGCTGCTGGTGGCGTTGTGGCTGGTCGAGCGGATCGGCATGCTTTTCGGCGGAAGCTGGCCGCCGGCGCTGTTCGCGCTGTCCAATGTGGCGTTCCTCGCCGCGATCGTCGCGATGCTGATGTGGACGCTCGTGCGCCACCGCGCGACGGACAGCTTTGGTCGCGACAACTACTTCTTCCTGCTGATCCTGCCGGCTTTCCTGCTCGCGAAGTACCTGATCCTGAGCCCTGAGCACTTCCGCGCCGGCTGGCTGATGGCGCTCGGACTGTTCCGCGTCGCGTTCCTCGTGATGATGGAGCGTACCTTGACGCAGTTCATGAAAGGCATCTTCCAGGTCGAGCTGTTGCGCCATCCGCTGCTCGACACCGCGATCAAGCTGCTCGCGGTGTCGCTCGCGCTCGCCGGCCTGATGCCGCCGTCGCTCGCGGCGACGCTCTCGTGCGCGCTGGCGCTGCTCCTGGCGATCCGCTTCGTGTTCTGGAAGCCGCAGCTCGGACTGCGCCGGCTCGATCTTGCGGTCATGTATCTCGGCTATCTCGCGATCATCGTGCAGCTGCTGCTCGCCGCGCTCGACATCTGGGCCCCGCCGGCCTGGACCGGGGCGCTGGCGCTGCATGTGTTCACTTTCGGCACGATGGGGCTGGTCATCCCGGCGATGCTGGTGCGTATTTCGAAAGGCCATACCGGACGCAAAGTGGTGTTCGAGCCGGCCGACAAGCTCGTGCTGTGGATCATGCTCGCGGGCTTCGTGCTGCGCATCGTGCTGACGCAGCTCGACCCCGCCCGCTACGTGCTGTGGATCGACCTCTCGGCGCTGTGCTGGGCGGCCGCTTTCGGCCTGCTCGCGTGGCGCTACACGCCTTTCCTGCTGCAGGCGCGGATCGACGGCAAGGTGCACTGA
- the cydB gene encoding cytochrome d ubiquinol oxidase subunit II — translation MGIDLPLVWAVIILFGVMMYVVMDGFDLGIGLLYPFFPHRTDRDVMMNTVAPVWDGNETWLVLGGAGLLAAFPLAYAVVLSAFYLPLILMLLGLIFRGVAFEFRFKADDAHRHLWDKAFIGGSLAATFFQGVTLGGYIQGIEVVDRAYAGGPFDWLAPFPLFVGAGLVVTYALLGSTWLIVKTQGALQARMIAIARPLTWILLAVIVAISVWTPLAREDIAQRWFTWPNLLWFAPVPLLVALTAWQLLQRLRRAPDVAPFVLTLFLVFLGYSGLGISLWPNIVPPGITIWEAAAPPQSMGFTLVGALLIIPLILMYTAWGYYVFRGKVDETQGYH, via the coding sequence ATGGGCATCGATCTTCCGCTGGTGTGGGCCGTGATCATCCTGTTCGGCGTGATGATGTACGTCGTCATGGACGGTTTCGATCTCGGCATCGGCCTGCTGTACCCGTTCTTCCCTCACCGCACCGATCGCGACGTGATGATGAACACCGTCGCGCCGGTGTGGGACGGCAACGAGACCTGGCTCGTGCTCGGCGGCGCCGGGCTGCTCGCCGCGTTCCCGCTCGCGTACGCAGTCGTGCTGAGCGCGTTCTACCTGCCGCTGATCCTGATGCTGCTCGGCCTGATCTTTCGCGGCGTCGCGTTCGAGTTCCGCTTCAAGGCGGACGACGCGCACCGCCACCTGTGGGACAAGGCGTTCATCGGCGGCTCGCTCGCGGCGACTTTCTTCCAGGGCGTCACGCTCGGCGGTTACATCCAGGGCATCGAAGTCGTCGATCGCGCATATGCCGGCGGACCGTTCGACTGGCTCGCGCCATTCCCGCTCTTCGTCGGCGCCGGCCTCGTCGTGACCTACGCGCTGCTCGGCAGCACGTGGCTGATCGTCAAGACGCAGGGGGCGCTGCAGGCGCGGATGATCGCGATCGCGCGGCCACTGACGTGGATTCTGCTCGCCGTGATCGTCGCAATCAGCGTGTGGACGCCGCTCGCCCGCGAGGACATCGCGCAGCGCTGGTTCACGTGGCCGAACCTGCTGTGGTTCGCGCCGGTGCCGCTCCTCGTCGCGCTGACGGCGTGGCAGCTGCTGCAGCGGCTGCGCCGCGCGCCCGACGTCGCGCCTTTCGTGCTGACGCTGTTTCTCGTGTTCCTCGGCTACAGCGGGCTCGGCATCAGCCTGTGGCCGAACATCGTTCCGCCCGGGATCACGATCTGGGAAGCCGCCGCCCCGCCACAGAGCATGGGGTTCACGCTCGTCGGCGCGCTGCTGATCATCCCGCTGATCCTGATGTACACCGCGTGGGGCTATTACGTGTTCCGCGGCAAGGTGGACGAAACGCAGGGCTACCACTGA
- a CDS encoding LuxR C-terminal-related transcriptional regulator, with protein sequence MQLISLQKSVTSSCRPDESGAQEALIGVIGSIGDATFGKEALAQLNRWMPLCWWSVYRLFDDQPPTLHASGSFGVSDGTRESWRVYRASLYRRDETFCLAKEHLREADAALLHWHATEFSARHREAIYSRHGLRERLSIVSAHDESGLTSINFYRNEGQQAFSDDEIDAIRKFGRPLLASVNRHLSLCVKAGTDHFPLNALTRREREVCDRMLKGWTHEGIAADLQLSPATVKTYRDRAFERLGIHHRNELFALVGGHLHSAL encoded by the coding sequence ATGCAATTGATCTCGCTTCAGAAATCAGTGACTTCCAGTTGCCGCCCCGACGAAAGCGGGGCGCAGGAAGCGCTCATAGGTGTCATCGGTTCGATCGGGGACGCGACGTTCGGCAAGGAGGCACTGGCGCAGCTCAACCGGTGGATGCCCCTTTGCTGGTGGTCTGTTTATCGCCTCTTTGACGATCAGCCCCCGACGCTGCACGCCTCCGGCAGTTTCGGCGTGTCGGACGGCACCCGGGAATCCTGGCGTGTTTACCGCGCGTCGCTGTACCGAAGGGATGAAACGTTCTGTTTGGCCAAGGAGCATCTGCGCGAGGCTGACGCTGCCCTTCTGCACTGGCATGCGACGGAATTTTCGGCACGGCACCGCGAGGCGATCTACTCTCGGCACGGGCTGCGCGAGCGGCTGTCGATCGTTTCCGCACACGACGAATCCGGGCTGACGTCGATCAATTTCTATCGCAACGAAGGACAGCAGGCGTTTTCCGACGATGAAATCGACGCCATCCGGAAGTTCGGACGTCCGCTCCTCGCTTCGGTCAACCGGCACCTGTCGCTGTGTGTAAAGGCCGGGACAGACCATTTTCCGCTGAATGCGCTTACCCGGCGCGAGCGAGAGGTATGTGACCGCATGCTCAAAGGGTGGACTCATGAGGGCATCGCGGCCGACTTGCAGTTGTCTCCGGCGACCGTGAAAACCTACCGAGACCGGGCGTTCGAGCGCCTCGGAATACATCACCGCAACGAACTGTTCGCGCTGGTTGGCGGGCATCTGCACTCGGCCCTCTGA
- a CDS encoding DUF2474 family protein, producing the protein MREPVEARRVATPANRWLRRVAWLVLIWAASVAAVMAIAAVLRVVMRSVGLAP; encoded by the coding sequence ATGCGCGAGCCCGTCGAGGCACGGCGGGTCGCGACGCCGGCCAATCGATGGCTCAGGCGCGTCGCGTGGCTCGTGCTGATCTGGGCCGCGAGCGTCGCCGCAGTCATGGCCATCGCGGCGGTACTGCGCGTCGTGATGCGCTCGGTCGGCTTGGCGCCGTAG
- the hyi gene encoding hydroxypyruvate isomerase, with amino-acid sequence MPGFAANLTMLFNELDFLERFDAAAQAGFRGVEFQFPYALPKEAIAERLDRAGLVQVLHNLPAGDWERGERGIACQPERVGEFQDGVGCAIEYAQALGCAQLNCLAGIAPAGADADTLQETFVANLRFAAGKLGEAGIRLLIEPINTWDIPGFYLNRTAQAAALIDAVGSDNLFIQYDIYHAQRMEGELGNTIARHLPKIAHMQVADTPGRNEPGTGEINFAWLFAHIDRLGYDGWIGCEYRPAARTLDGLGWIDALTAAPGGLTPRTRGGEDAQLA; translated from the coding sequence ATGCCCGGATTTGCCGCGAACCTCACGATGCTGTTCAACGAACTCGACTTCCTCGAGCGCTTCGACGCCGCTGCGCAGGCCGGCTTCCGCGGCGTCGAGTTCCAGTTCCCGTATGCGCTGCCGAAGGAGGCGATCGCCGAGCGGCTCGACCGCGCCGGGCTCGTGCAGGTGTTGCACAACCTGCCCGCAGGCGACTGGGAGCGCGGCGAGCGCGGCATCGCGTGCCAGCCCGAGCGCGTCGGCGAGTTTCAGGACGGTGTCGGATGCGCGATCGAGTACGCGCAGGCGCTCGGCTGCGCGCAGCTCAACTGCCTCGCCGGCATCGCGCCGGCCGGAGCCGATGCGGACACGCTGCAAGAGACTTTCGTCGCGAACCTGCGCTTCGCCGCAGGCAAGCTCGGCGAAGCCGGCATCCGCTTGCTGATCGAGCCGATCAACACCTGGGACATTCCGGGCTTCTATCTGAACCGCACCGCGCAGGCGGCCGCCCTCATCGACGCGGTCGGCTCGGACAACCTTTTCATCCAGTACGACATCTACCACGCGCAGCGCATGGAAGGCGAACTCGGCAACACGATCGCGCGCCATCTGCCGAAGATCGCGCACATGCAGGTGGCCGACACTCCGGGGCGCAACGAACCAGGCACGGGCGAAATCAATTTCGCGTGGCTGTTCGCCCACATCGACCGCCTCGGTTACGACGGCTGGATCGGTTGCGAATACCGCCCCGCTGCGCGCACCCTCGACGGGCTCGGCTGGATCGACGCGCTCACCGCAGCGCCCGGAGGGCTGACTCCCCGCACGAGAGGCGGCGAGGACGCGCAGCTCGCGTGA
- a CDS encoding diguanylate cyclase: MIPDFLHKIRHGSMEKRSPGPLYAEQVRLLYENAPLAYIVTVINGAILSYVQLAFIPIAVVFAWYGCLLFVTALRVLVTWRYGKVKRGANEARFWNIAYSIGAAVAGVVWGTAGWVLFPPDSIAHQVFVAFVLAGMAAGGVSVLAPRMEACLAFLLPALLPLAIQYLTLQTPLQTAMGVMTLIFLAGMLFSAWNFHRVIRTSLRLRFDKQELEAEVTRHQRAEERLFQEKDRLQTTVSSIGEGVALIDADGRIEYINPAAEQLFGQHCEHVLHRPPNEVFECFDDQGARIATALEDSLHSATPQRKQYVLYGKDKAKYFVEELATPLLDRLGKLVGAVSVLRDVTEVQKFTEQLIHAVDHDVLTGLPNRNLLTDRTKQAIARAHRKHESFALLFVDLDQFKAVNDTMGHACGDALLIDVAKRLTNCVREEDMVARLGGDEFVVLLDGPTHRRHVEAVANKILRTLREPFRLGAESATISGSIGCSLYPHDGHDVESLLGRADAAMYRAKQMGRNQKA, encoded by the coding sequence ATGATCCCGGATTTCCTCCACAAAATCAGACACGGGAGCATGGAAAAGCGCAGCCCCGGCCCGTTATATGCGGAGCAGGTGAGGCTGCTCTATGAGAATGCGCCGCTCGCCTATATCGTAACCGTCATCAACGGCGCGATCCTCAGTTACGTCCAGCTCGCCTTTATCCCCATTGCGGTTGTGTTTGCCTGGTATGGCTGCCTGTTGTTCGTCACCGCGCTCCGGGTCCTGGTTACATGGCGCTATGGCAAAGTCAAACGCGGCGCGAATGAAGCCCGTTTCTGGAACATTGCCTATTCGATCGGCGCGGCGGTAGCCGGCGTTGTTTGGGGGACGGCGGGCTGGGTGCTGTTTCCACCCGATTCGATCGCGCATCAGGTATTCGTCGCTTTTGTTCTGGCCGGCATGGCCGCAGGCGGCGTCAGCGTACTGGCGCCACGAATGGAAGCCTGCCTGGCGTTCCTGTTGCCTGCCCTGTTGCCGCTTGCCATTCAATATTTGACACTGCAGACGCCGCTGCAAACGGCGATGGGCGTCATGACGCTGATTTTCCTCGCAGGCATGTTGTTTTCTGCCTGGAATTTCCACCGCGTGATTCGCACCTCGTTGCGTCTTCGGTTCGACAAACAGGAACTGGAAGCGGAAGTCACGCGACACCAGCGCGCCGAAGAACGGCTTTTCCAGGAAAAGGACAGGCTGCAGACGACCGTGAGTTCCATCGGCGAAGGCGTCGCCTTGATCGACGCCGATGGTCGCATCGAATACATCAATCCTGCTGCGGAACAACTTTTCGGCCAGCATTGCGAGCATGTCCTGCACCGTCCGCCGAATGAAGTGTTCGAATGCTTCGACGATCAAGGCGCGCGCATTGCCACCGCGCTCGAAGACAGCCTGCATTCAGCAACGCCGCAACGGAAGCAATACGTCTTGTATGGAAAGGACAAAGCGAAGTACTTCGTCGAAGAACTGGCTACGCCGCTACTTGACCGCCTTGGCAAACTGGTGGGCGCCGTCTCGGTGTTGCGTGACGTGACGGAGGTGCAGAAATTTACCGAACAGCTGATACACGCCGTCGATCACGACGTGCTTACCGGCCTGCCAAACCGCAACTTGTTAACGGACAGGACGAAGCAGGCGATCGCGCGGGCACACCGCAAACATGAAAGCTTTGCGCTGCTCTTCGTAGACCTGGACCAGTTCAAGGCGGTCAACGACACGATGGGACACGCGTGCGGCGATGCGCTGCTGATTGATGTTGCAAAGCGTCTTACCAACTGCGTGCGCGAGGAAGACATGGTCGCAAGGCTGGGCGGGGACGAGTTCGTGGTCCTGCTCGATGGCCCGACGCACCGCAGGCACGTTGAAGCCGTCGCCAACAAGATTCTGCGTACTTTGCGCGAGCCTTTCCGACTCGGAGCCGAGTCCGCAACGATCTCCGGCAGCATCGGCTGCAGCCTGTATCCCCACGACGGCCATGACGTGGAAAGCCTGCTCGGTCGCGCCGATGCGGCGATGTACCGCGCCAAGCAGATGGGGCGCAATCAGAAAGCTTAA
- a CDS encoding cytochrome ubiquinol oxidase subunit I, giving the protein MWDIDALLLARIQFGFTISFHIVFPAITIGLASYLVVLEGQWLRTGREVFRDLYHFWSKIFAVNFGMGVVSGVVMAYQFGTNWSYFSDFAGGVTGPLLAYEVLTAFFLEAGFLGVMLFGWTRVGPGLHFLSTVMVAAGTLLSATWILASNSWMQTPAGYEIVDGRVVPTDWIAVILNPSFPYRLVHMGIAAFLATALIVGASGAWHLLRGRDTPAIRKMLSMAMWMLLFVAPLQAVVGDFHGLNTLDHQPAKLAAMEGHWENKPGEGVPLILFGWPDMEREETRFAVEVPRLGSLILTHSWDGQFPGLKEFPREDRPNSTIVFWSFRIMVGLGFLMIALGVWALWTRWRGELFHSRALLRFTLWMGPTGLVAMLAGWFTTEIGRQPWLVYNVMRTADGVSSHGAGQLTTTLALFVVVYFVVFGAGTVYLLRLIAHGPVTDEGTAPVPGGPGQPRTPARPLSAAPEAADDITATRSGG; this is encoded by the coding sequence ATGTGGGACATCGACGCGCTGCTGCTCGCCCGGATCCAGTTCGGCTTCACGATCTCGTTCCATATCGTGTTTCCGGCGATCACGATCGGGCTCGCGAGCTACCTGGTCGTGCTCGAAGGCCAGTGGCTGCGCACCGGGCGGGAGGTGTTCCGCGACCTGTACCATTTCTGGTCGAAGATCTTCGCCGTCAACTTCGGCATGGGCGTCGTTTCCGGCGTCGTCATGGCGTACCAGTTCGGCACGAACTGGAGCTATTTTTCCGATTTCGCCGGGGGCGTGACCGGACCGCTGCTCGCCTACGAAGTGCTGACAGCGTTCTTCCTCGAGGCCGGCTTTCTCGGCGTCATGCTGTTCGGCTGGACGCGCGTCGGTCCCGGCCTGCATTTTTTGTCGACGGTGATGGTCGCGGCCGGCACGCTGCTGTCGGCGACGTGGATCCTCGCGTCGAACAGCTGGATGCAGACGCCGGCGGGCTACGAGATCGTCGACGGGCGCGTCGTGCCGACCGACTGGATCGCGGTAATCCTGAACCCGTCGTTTCCGTATCGCCTCGTCCACATGGGCATCGCGGCGTTCCTCGCGACCGCGCTGATCGTCGGCGCATCCGGCGCCTGGCATCTGCTGCGCGGCCGTGACACGCCGGCGATCCGCAAGATGCTGTCGATGGCGATGTGGATGCTGCTCTTCGTCGCGCCGCTGCAGGCGGTGGTCGGGGATTTTCACGGGCTCAACACCCTCGACCACCAGCCGGCGAAACTCGCCGCGATGGAAGGGCACTGGGAGAACAAACCCGGCGAAGGCGTGCCGCTGATCTTGTTCGGCTGGCCCGACATGGAACGCGAGGAGACGCGCTTCGCAGTGGAGGTGCCGCGGCTCGGCAGCCTGATCCTCACGCATTCGTGGGATGGCCAGTTCCCCGGGCTGAAGGAGTTCCCGCGCGAGGACCGGCCGAACTCGACGATCGTGTTCTGGTCGTTCCGCATCATGGTCGGGCTGGGATTCCTGATGATCGCGCTCGGCGTATGGGCGCTGTGGACGCGCTGGCGCGGCGAGCTGTTCCATTCGCGCGCGCTGCTGCGATTCACGCTGTGGATGGGGCCGACCGGCCTCGTCGCGATGCTCGCCGGCTGGTTCACGACCGAAATCGGCCGGCAGCCGTGGCTTGTGTACAACGTGATGCGCACCGCCGACGGCGTGTCGTCGCACGGCGCAGGGCAGCTCACGACGACGCTGGCGCTTTTCGTTGTCGTCTATTTCGTCGTATTCGGCGCGGGCACGGTCTATCTGCTGCGCCTCATCGCGCACGGGCCGGTGACAGACGAAGGGACGGCGCCCGTGCCCGGCGGCCCGGGCCAGCCCCGCACTCCGGCACGACCGCTGTCGGCCGCCCCGGAAGCGGCCGACGACATCACCGCCACGCGCAGCGGAGGCTGA
- a CDS encoding EAL domain-containing protein, with translation MLQLDPRTLELLVQRLRLCRPRLLAEKVDTPERARRCLALGFDLYQGVFFGRPTALARV, from the coding sequence GTGCTGCAGCTCGACCCGCGCACCCTGGAACTGCTGGTTCAGCGACTGAGGCTCTGCCGGCCGCGACTGCTCGCCGAGAAGGTCGATACGCCCGAGCGGGCACGACGGTGTCTCGCGCTCGGCTTCGATCTCTACCAGGGCGTCTTCTTCGGTCGCCCGACGGCGCTCGCAAGGGTCTGA
- a CDS encoding aldehyde dehydrogenase family protein: protein MTLVRDKLFIDGRWVAPQGRGFIDVIDPSDASVYARIPEGVAADAEAAIAAARGAFDAWSRTSPAERAQYLERIAAGVQARSDELALAIAHEVGMPLKMASRIQVGGPLASWQHYAKLAREFEWEARVGSSLVVREPVGVVGAITPWNFPLNQVTLKVAPALAAGCTVVLKPSEVAPINAFILAEIIEAAGLPPGVFNLVTGYGPVVGEVLASDPRVDMVSFTGSTQAGRRVAELAAATVKKVALELGGKSAAIVLDDADLAAAVKGTVSNCLLNSGQTCSAHTRLLVPRAKLDEAAKLAAATASSFMVGPALAEGSRLGPLVSQAQRDRVVGYIRRGVDEGARLACGGVDAAPAGEGFFVAPTVLVVEDPKATVAQEEIFGPVLVILPHDGDEDAVRVANDSIYGLAGSVWAGSDEHALAVARRIRTGQVDVNGAPWNPLAPFGGYRQSGLGRENGVYGLEEFLEYKAIQLRPER from the coding sequence ATGACTCTGGTACGCGACAAGCTTTTCATCGACGGCCGCTGGGTCGCGCCGCAAGGCCGCGGCTTCATCGACGTCATCGACCCGAGCGACGCGTCGGTCTATGCGCGCATTCCCGAAGGCGTGGCGGCGGACGCCGAAGCGGCGATCGCCGCGGCGCGCGGCGCGTTCGACGCGTGGTCGCGCACGTCCCCCGCGGAACGCGCGCAATACCTCGAGCGCATCGCCGCCGGCGTCCAGGCGCGCAGCGACGAGCTCGCGCTGGCGATCGCGCACGAAGTCGGCATGCCGCTGAAAATGGCGTCGCGGATCCAGGTCGGCGGGCCGCTCGCGAGCTGGCAGCACTATGCGAAGCTCGCCCGCGAGTTCGAATGGGAAGCGCGCGTCGGCAGTTCGCTCGTCGTGCGCGAGCCGGTCGGCGTCGTCGGCGCGATCACGCCGTGGAACTTCCCGCTGAACCAAGTCACGCTGAAAGTCGCGCCGGCGCTCGCCGCGGGCTGCACGGTCGTGCTGAAGCCGTCCGAAGTCGCGCCGATCAACGCGTTCATTCTTGCCGAGATCATCGAAGCGGCCGGGCTGCCGCCCGGCGTCTTCAATCTCGTCACCGGCTACGGCCCGGTCGTCGGTGAAGTGCTCGCATCGGACCCGCGCGTCGACATGGTGTCTTTCACCGGTTCGACGCAGGCCGGGCGGCGCGTCGCCGAGCTTGCCGCGGCGACGGTGAAGAAAGTCGCGCTCGAACTCGGCGGCAAGTCGGCGGCGATCGTGCTCGACGACGCGGATCTCGCCGCGGCAGTGAAGGGCACGGTGTCGAACTGCCTGCTGAACTCCGGGCAGACCTGCTCGGCGCATACGCGCCTGCTCGTACCGCGCGCCAAGCTCGACGAAGCGGCGAAGCTCGCCGCCGCCACGGCGTCGTCGTTCATGGTCGGCCCGGCGCTCGCCGAAGGCAGCCGGCTCGGGCCGCTGGTGTCGCAGGCGCAGCGCGACCGCGTCGTCGGCTACATCCGTCGCGGCGTCGACGAAGGCGCGCGGCTCGCGTGCGGCGGCGTCGATGCGGCGCCTGCGGGCGAAGGTTTCTTCGTCGCACCGACGGTGCTCGTCGTCGAGGACCCGAAAGCGACCGTCGCGCAGGAGGAGATCTTCGGCCCGGTGCTCGTGATCCTGCCGCACGACGGCGACGAGGATGCGGTTCGCGTCGCGAACGATTCGATTTACGGGCTCGCCGGCAGCGTGTGGGCCGGCAGCGACGAACATGCGCTCGCGGTCGCGCGCCGCATCCGCACCGGCCAGGTCGATGTCAATGGCGCGCCGTGGAATCCGCTCGCGCCGTTCGGCGGCTACCGGCAGTCGGGACTCGGGCGCGAGAACGGCGTGTACGGGCTCGAGGAATTCCTCGAGTACAAGGCGATCCAGCTGCGGCCCGAGCGCTGA